The following DNA comes from Populus trichocarpa isolate Nisqually-1 chromosome 19, P.trichocarpa_v4.1, whole genome shotgun sequence.
TGATGCCTTTTCCTTTGTTCTGTTTAGATGGCATTGGGTCGTCTTCCCTGCAAAAATTTCTCTTCTAAGGAATTCTAGCGgggaatttgaattttcttcgaTACATTCAATATCAGAATCTTTGTAAAGGCTTGCAAATATGGCTGAGATTAAGGTAGaagtataaaatataattaagattttCAAGAAATCTTTGTAATTGCTTGCTATGAAGGATTTGATATGGGGACTTATCACCAAATTGGATTGACTTTCTATGTGAATAATTGTTAAGGAATCCAACTCCTGTTTAACTTAGCTTTTTAGTGAtgggttttttattataattattattcattttataaaaaaataacataatatatatcattcTCTCTAACTTTGGTTATGAACTTTTAGAAATAACGTTTTAATGCAATATGAAtacttataattataactttttataattttatttataaagtatttatgttttaaaaattttatatttactctatattcattaatcaaacttaaataattattattataaataaaaatttatatttttgcataaataAAGTCAATATTACATATAATTGTCAAGGAACCAATTCAATccaaaagtttaagctattaggtgaggtccaggatatgatttatattattctctaacacaccccctcaagtgaaagctctttgggcttgaagCTTGCACaagctcacattaccttgtgcttaatttttatcaaataaatggggatggtgagattcgaactcgagaccccttggttatcaaggctctgataccatgtcaaaaaaccatctcaacccaatagctagagaataatataaatcatatcctggaacctcacataacagcttaagctactaggttgagatggttctttgacatggtatcagagccttgatgaccaagcggtcacgagttcgaatctcaccatcctcatttatttgataaaaatttagcacaaggtaatgtgggcttgtgcaagtttcaagcccaaaatggctttcacttgagggggcgtgttagagaataatataaatcatatcctaacaaacaaataattgaGTAACTGAAGGAGAATAAATTACTCTCCTTTCATTCGGTAGTTGATGCAGAATCTTTGGAATCCTCTTCTGATCTGTTAGCAGTTGTGAGATCTTCTCCTTTGCTTCTGAGAAAGGAAAATCGAGTGGTAGAGtgattttttgtaaaaacatcTGCAATTTGTTCTTGTGTTGAAATGTGTTTAACTTGGATATCACGATTAACCACCTTCTACCGAATGAAATGATAGTCAATCTCTATGTGTTTTGTTCGTGCATGAAAAACAGGATTAGAAGCCAAGGCAATAGCACCTATGTTGTCACACCATAAACTTGGAGCTGTAGGCAACGTGATTTTCAAATCTTGTAAAACCATACGAAGTTAATACAACTCAGCAGTTGTATGAGCCATGCTCCTGTACTCAGCCTCAGTACTTGATCTAGAGACAACCCCTTGCTTTTTACTACTCCAGGAAATGAGATTGTGGCCTAGAAATACCCCATAGCCAGTTGTGCTACGTCTGTCATCTGGATTTCCTGCCCAATTTGAATCACAATAGGCATTCAACGTGATGTCTCCTGTAACATAATAAAGACCAATATCTATAGTGCTTTTTAAATATCTGAGTACACGTTTCACAGCTTTCCAGTATATATTACGAGGACAGTGCATAAATTGGCATAACTGGTTTACTGAATAGGCTATGTCTGGTCTAGTGATGGTGAAATATTGAAGAGCACCCACAATTCTTCGATATGCAGTTGGATCATGTAATATGTCACCAGCAGCGGACGACAACTTTGTACCAGAAGAAGATGGTCAATTTAAAAGTTTCGCACCAATCATACCTGTGTTGTCCAGTAGATCAGTGATATATTTAGCTTGGCGCAGGTGCAAGTCATCTTGATTTCTTAGTGCTTCAATACCAAAGAAGTAGCTCAATTCACCCAAatctttaatttgaaactctGTCTTAAGTTTATCAATAAAGTGGTGGATTGCTTCTCTGTTGGAACATGTCAAGGAACCAATTCAACTcaaaagtttaagctattagatgaggtcccaggatatgatttatattattctctaacaataatCACTCCATTAACTATAGGATATATACACTAGCAATAATAAGTATTGATTAATGAGTAACGTCGATTCATACCAGGAAACACTAactataaaaagtacttttgtgACTGTTTAGTTTTAATCTGTTTcttattcatgatttttcatgataaaaaatttgTGGTTCGTGGCATCAGCTTTTACTAATTGGATAAAGATCCTGGgctgatgaagaggaagaaggtTCGTGGCATCAGCTTTTactaattggataaaaaatttgtGGTTCGTGGCATCAGCTTTTACTAAATGATTTTATAGGTGAATAAAAGGAAACAATCACCGATTTTGAAGAAATGCTGACTGAGAGGGCATGTTTGGCTCAGAATCTGTAGTGGATTCTATGAGTTAAAGCATGATCTCTTGTGTCGTGATTGTAGCCAATATATCATAGAATATGATCTTTTCTTGATTCTTGGAGATAGGACcaatttttttaagctaaatcTTTCAATTTCGGCGTCCTTTGCTCCTTGGTTCCTagccttttaatttcttatttttggttaatttccatcttttttcttaatttgtttccaTTCAGTCGCtaaccaaaataatatttgcCCTCTAAATTCTCCGCTTTACTCATTTTGGTCCTCCAACAATAACCAAAATAACTTGGTTTCtccaacaatatattttttaagatatattttttggatttttttattttaaatatatatacaaaaatgaaGGTAAAAAATTGGGTCTTACCAATTACGTtcatgtcttttaaaaaaataattctcgaTGGTAATATGATTGTATTTTTACGAGAATTTATGTTATGGTGGGAAATCAGATTTTAAAGGTtttaattaaagtatttttttatgggaattatcaacataaattatttgtttttttagaatatttctAACAGGATTTCTgactaaaattaattactcttaatCTCCATCGCTAATTGACAATGaaattgttttcataaaaaattatggacgaaaattccatccaaaattcttatttttcttgtagtgCAAGAACATTATTTGGGACTGCTCACCTGCAGTCTATCTTCTATTTTGGCCGGCGATGCTGCTGGTGCTATCCTTCTagcagtttgatttttatttgattttgcgTCATTAAGAGctatttatactttttatttcattatatgttaataattcttttataattacattctgtcaaaagaaaatgattttctagtataatccttttttttattaatcaatttttctcaacaaaaaaatataggatttttttaataatgcacatcatttaataaaaatcaaaggtgattagaataaaaattcaataaactcTAAAGTTTCTGAAACaacgaataaaaaaaacatgattttaaataaaataaaaattatcttattaatataattttttttagataatttatttatcaaaatatttattttttaaacgaaaaataatgagaatcatAAAagcaaattttattaaaaagcaaTGATTAATggtttctcaacaaaaaaaatacagtatttttttaatgcgatcatagttttaaaactcgacccGGTTATTGACCCGGTCGACCctccgggtcacgggtcagatgggttgactcgggtcaactcgggtcaaccaaaaaaaacctataaaaaacaatatggggGTAACTCTCATGTTTTAACATTTTCTTCACATTTCTTCTTGTCTCTACTTTCCATCtggggttttctttttctgcatTGCAAGAAAACCATAGTAATGGCACTTATTCTGGCCAAATCAACTCAAACTCCGTTCTTGTAGCCCTTCTCGACTCCCATTATACAGAACTAGCTGAACTCGTTGAAAAAGCACTTCTTTTACAAACCCTTGAAGATGCTGTTGGTAAACACAATATCACCATCTTTGCTCCTAAGAACGAAGCTCTTGAACGCGATCTTGATCCTGAATTCCAGAGGTTCTTGCTTGAACCTGGCAATCTCAAGTCTCTCCAGACTCTTTTACTTTACCACATTGTACCCAACAGAATCAATCCTAGCCATAACTCTTCTCTTCAACATAACAGCACTTTGTGCCGCGATAGAGTCAAACTCAGCAGTCAGGAATCCGGCGAGAAGTTAATAGATTCCGCGAAAATCATTCAGGTGAATGCAGTGGAGAGGCCAGATGGAGTGATTCATGGGATAAAAAGGTTGCTAATCCCACGATCTGTTCAGCAGGATTTCAACAATCGCAGGAGTTTGCAATCAATCTCAGCTGTGAAACCAGAAGGAGCACCAGAGGTTGATCCAAGAACACACAGGTTGAAGAAACCAGCACTACCAGCAAAACCCGGTTCAGCCCCGGTGCTACCAATCTATGATGCAATGGCGCCCGGCCCATCTCTTGCCCCAGCTCCAGCTCCTGGTCCAGGTGGACCTCATCACCATTTCAATGGAGAAAAACAAGTTAAAGATTTCATTGAAACCCTTCTTTTATATGGAGGATACAATGAAATGGCTGATATTCTTGTGAATCTAACATCATTAGCAACTGAAATGGGAAGATTGGTCTCTGAAGGGTATGTGCTAACAGTTTTAGCCCCAAATGATGAAGCAATGGCTAAGCTTACAACGGACCAGTTGAGTGAACCGGGAGCACCAGAGCAGATAATCTACGGGCTGAACATTGAGGCatcaaaaaaacccaaaaaaaattaactcgggTCTCAGACGGGTTTGGCCGGgccggccgggtcccgggtcgaccctccAGGTCGACCGGGTCTGGCCGGGCCAATTCCCAGCCTGTTTTTTGCTTAGACCCGGCCCGGCCACAggcccgggtcgaccgggtcacgggtcgacccgccgggccgggccgggtcttAAAACACTGAATGCGAtcatttgataataaaatttttttccttgagaagctaaaaaacaattaaaaaaaaaacaagtatgaagggttgtaaaaaaaaagctcaataaTTTTGTAAGaacaaaactataatataattatttcaaatgatattttaaagttatttatgataaagatattttcatgatatttatGTATAgagtatttgataattttatcaaaaaaatgctatgatgtcataaaaaataaatataagctgactaatatttaataaaatgatatttttaatatattttattgaataaaatttaattaaaaaaagaaaaaaaaagtataatggATTGAATAAACAGAGGCCACGCGATTGATACTGTCTCGCCTAGCTTGCTTgattcaaagaagaaaaaggccACGCAGGGGTTGCAAGGGATAGGCTCACATgcctatccttttcttttttgtttattggttttccatttttaaaaaaataaaaataaaaccaaaagtcACGTCATTAATTATCACGGCAAATAATGCCACATCTACTATAACAAGCGAAACATtgtttatctgttttttttaaaaaacattttaccatAGAGAGATGATGAAAAAATCAagctgagatttttttaatttaaaaatttattttgaaaatatttttatttaaaaatatttaataaacattcatattatattaacaaatcaatttatcaactcaaaatatctcaaaataaatttaaaaaacaaaaattaaattggagtaCAAATTACCACTAACCCTAATTtactttttcataaaaattaaggggaaaaaaatctcaataaaactcctctcatcaaataaaatatattaatatcaaaaaaagacTTTTTTCATGGCTATAATTTGGCCAACCatcaatttttatcttcttttattgttttctggttcttttctctcttatatCTTAAAccaataaacttaaaaataaataaaatgaaattttaaataaaaataaaaattataaaaactatgatccatcatgtattttttttttgtattttacattatgatccttttttattttgtcttagaatataatttaaaactatatctCAATAGAAATAGAATtagattataattgttttaaaaaaaatacatggataaaataaacaaaacaaaaaattataaagaaagtgAAGCATCTCCCCGGCGGTAGAATTTAGGTAATTTTTAAGGGTTAGTTGTCTAGTCTTTCCAATTATAAACCTTTTAAATTACGGCCGATATGAAATTAAGGACTTCGAAATACGTGTAGAGGTCACCAAATCAACCGTCAATATTGATCACTAACCGAAAAAATCACCTATTGAGATGTAGCCTCCATTTcatataaatagtttttttttttttagttccatCTTCTactgctttcttttctttcattaaagtctttctttcatttttattcttttatattttatattttaattaatcatttcaattattattatgatcTCGTTCGAAGATTGCTTGCAAATCTCATTTGATGATGTTATCGAGGGGTTAATTTCAGCATTCagttacataatttatttctttcggTCAATGTCTATAGAGATATTAAGCATGGTCCGTGCACAAGGTGTGGGTCGCCGggaaattaaattctaaattaatgccaagtatttatgaaaaaatatattaaatgagtTGTGATCCCACACTACACACCTGCCTCAAGAGTAATAGTTGCAAATTTCAAGtgtgtttgttgtttttatagttatggtttaaaaatatgagtttttttttttaaaaaaatataactataatatagtttttttgttaattaaaaaggaGAATTTTCAGCAGGATCTATgtaaaattatagtatttatttattaattaaatgttttaagaaTTATGATTGAAACAAAATACGATTTTAActgtaatttatatattatttctgagaaatttattaattatgattgaaataaaatacagtttcaactttaaaaattagatttcaatatatattattttttagaaaattttggtATCTGTATGTAGCTATCAATCAAAAAGATAAACgatgaaaaataaactcaaatattatattgtaaattaattaaatgttttaagaattatgattgaaacaactttaaaaattagatttcaatatatattattttttagaaaattttggtATCTGTACGTAGCtatcaattaaaaagataaacgatgaaaaataaactcaaatattatattgtaaattagtataattaatatccTCAAAATCAAATGCTCGTGGATGGAATTTACCTTTTACTAGCAAAATAACTGATCAAAGACTCCCATACGCAGCGTTAATGCCCAACCAACTCATGAAATGCTGACAAAGAGGCCAAGAAATTAAGTGAGCTAGCTAGGAATGGCAACGTTTCAAGTAATATTGTGCTTGGGATAAAGTGATCATTCTTTATCTTAATTAATGTGAGGAATCTCCCTTTCccaaatgaagaataaattttaatt
Coding sequences within:
- the LOC112325331 gene encoding fasciclin-like arabinogalactan protein 17, translated to FNIFFTFLLVSTFHLGFSFSALQENHSNGTYSGQINSNSVLVALLDSHYTELAELVEKALLLQTLEDAVGKHNITIFAPKNEALERDLDPEFQRFLLEPGNLKSLQTLLLYHIVPNRINPSHNSSLQHNSTLCRDRVKLSSQESGEKLIDSAKIIQVNAVERPDGVIHGIKRLLIPRSVQQDFNNRRSLQSISAVKPEGAPEVDPRTHRLKKPALPAKPGSAPVLPIYDAMAPGPSLAPAPAPGPGGPHHHFNGEKQVKDFIETLLLYGGYNEMADILVNLTSLATEMGRLVSEGYVLTVLAPNDEAMAKLTTDQLSEPGAPEQIIYGLNIEASKKPKKN